One genomic window of Bacillus mycoides includes the following:
- a CDS encoding Ger(x)C family spore germination protein has product MEKIKSKSKLILISCITLFSLTGCLQKNIIDDVQLIQGTVFDVAKDNKVKVTFVCPIQRKGNKVQVFEGTANAVKQVKADTSLESSQPFASGQMRVSLFTIKLAKKGMSTTFDTLIRDVNIGNALYVALLEGSGTELLKGKYTTSSNVAIYIKKLLEHNMETGPLPKDNLHIGAFRYYQEGQDYYIPILKKHEDKIKITGIGLFKKDKYIGKIAERDMFIFKGLLEKHRLDSHEFKTDSAYVMINNIRSVPTYDIKIKNGKPSFLIHVKLDARIQELSKQINLENAKNTKKIEKAVQKQLDVQAAKLIKQFKSLGVDPLGLGAKYKQHYRPFKLEEWKKMYKDVPVKVKYTVNITNSGVIE; this is encoded by the coding sequence ATGGAAAAAATAAAAAGCAAAAGCAAATTAATACTTATTTCTTGTATAACACTCTTCAGTCTAACTGGATGTTTACAAAAAAATATTATCGATGATGTACAACTTATTCAAGGAACTGTTTTCGATGTAGCAAAGGATAATAAAGTAAAAGTGACATTCGTTTGTCCCATTCAGCGAAAAGGAAATAAAGTTCAAGTTTTTGAAGGAACGGCAAATGCGGTAAAACAAGTAAAAGCAGACACATCTTTAGAGTCTTCTCAACCATTTGCGAGCGGACAAATGCGGGTTTCGCTATTTACTATAAAACTTGCAAAAAAAGGAATGTCTACTACATTTGACACTTTAATTCGAGATGTGAATATAGGGAACGCTTTATACGTTGCTTTATTAGAGGGAAGTGGTACTGAACTTTTAAAAGGAAAATATACGACTTCATCCAATGTTGCAATTTATATAAAGAAATTGCTAGAACATAATATGGAAACTGGTCCTTTACCAAAGGATAACCTGCATATAGGAGCATTTCGTTATTATCAAGAAGGGCAAGACTACTATATTCCAATTCTAAAGAAACATGAGGATAAAATAAAAATCACCGGAATCGGTCTTTTTAAAAAGGATAAATATATCGGTAAAATTGCTGAAAGAGATATGTTCATATTTAAAGGACTGTTAGAGAAACACAGATTAGATTCACATGAATTTAAAACGGATTCTGCGTACGTAATGATTAATAATATTCGTTCTGTTCCAACTTACGATATAAAAATAAAAAACGGGAAACCTTCTTTTCTCATTCACGTTAAGCTTGATGCCCGTATTCAAGAACTATCGAAACAAATTAACTTAGAAAATGCTAAGAACACAAAAAAAATTGAAAAAGCCGTCCAAAAACAATTAGACGTACAGGCTGCCAAATTAATTAAGCAGTTTAAATCTTTAGGTGTCGATCCTCTTGGGCTAGGAGCAAAATATAAACAACATTATCGTCCATTTAAATTAGAAGAGTGGAAAAAAATGTACAAAGATGTCCCTGTTAAAGTAAAATATACCGTTAACATTACAAATTCTGGTGTAATTGAATAA
- a CDS encoding HAD family hydrolase, producing the protein MINEKGLDKGYELVAKMHEEFGHPVTSTPTKLTEERAKIRASFMQEELEEFLEATTVEDQYDALIDLIYFAFGTFAEMGVRPDKGFEIVNNANMAKLFSDGKPRFREGDGKIMKPEGWQAPEPQLRAEIERQRQEAEKNC; encoded by the coding sequence ATGATAAACGAAAAAGGTTTAGATAAAGGATACGAACTTGTTGCAAAAATGCATGAAGAATTCGGACATCCTGTGACAAGCACTCCAACAAAACTAACAGAAGAGCGTGCAAAAATTCGTGCTAGCTTTATGCAAGAAGAGCTAGAAGAATTTCTAGAAGCAACAACTGTTGAAGATCAATATGATGCACTTATTGACCTTATTTACTTTGCATTCGGAACGTTTGCAGAAATGGGCGTACGTCCAGATAAAGGATTCGAAATTGTAAACAATGCTAACATGGCAAAACTATTCTCTGATGGAAAGCCTCGATTCCGCGAGGGCGATGGCAAAATCATGAAACCAGAAGGATGGCAAGCACCCGAACCACAACTTCGTGCGGAAATTGAACGCCAACGTCAAGAGGCGGAAAAAAACTGCTAG